A region of the Denitrificimonas caeni genome:
ACCTTCCTCATTGAGGAAACGCTTTTGGTGGAAGGCGCGCAGGTTATTGTCTAGACCCGCATGATAGGGCAGGGCTGGAAAACCTTTGCTACTAAGAAACTCAGCAGTGGATTCGACACTTTTACGCGATAAACAATAGACGATCCCTGCATCCCCTTTACGTTGTGCCAAGAAATCCAGTAGCTGTTTGCGCGGGTTGTCTTTAGGGGTGATGCGATAAAAAATGTTCGGCCGATCAAAGCTTGAGAGAAAACATTCTGCGCTTTGCAAATGCAAGCGGGTAATGATTTCTTCGCGCGTACGGGTGTCGGCAGTGGCGGTTAAAGCAATGCGCGGCACATTGGGGAATAATTCCGCCAGTTGCCCTAACTGTAAATACTCTGGGCGAAAGTCATGGCCCCACTGCGAAACACAGTGCGCCTCGTCAATGGCAAATAAGCGAATGGGTAAGTGTTGCAAAAACGCCAGCATGCGTGGCTTTACCAAGCGCTCTGGAGCCAAGTAAAGTAATTTGATTTCGTTGCGGCGTAATCGCTCAGCAATTTCACGCTGCTCATCATGACTCAGTGATGAGTTCAGTGCTGCAGCGGCAACGCCAAGCTCTTCTAAGCTCGCGACTTGATCCTGCATTAAGGCGATCAGTGGTGATACCACCACAGTTAAGCCATCGAGCAGAACTGCTGGCAGTTGATAGCACAAGGATTTACCGCCGCCTGTGGGCATCAGCACGAGTGCATCATTGCCTGCACAAATGCGCTCAATGATGGCTGACTGTTGCCCGCGAAACGCATCATAGCCAAAAACACTTTTTAGCGTCTGTAACGCCTGATCTTGCATGCCATTCTCCAAATCAAGCTGGTCATTATACGCGTAAATTAGCCTGGGGCTGAATCTTTAGCGTTAGAGCAGGTTTACATGCTGGCAATCCCTAGCTGTTCTGGTTGAGCTGGACTACAATCAGGGCTCAATTCTATTTTTTATGGTAATCACGCATGTCCCTCGCTGAGCAAATGACCCGCCTGCAAGCTTTCCTCGATGCTGACGAACTGCATGACGAGGCGCTTGATTATATTGCCACCCATGGCTATTTAACTGCTTTATCGATTTGTCCTGAAGCTGTACCGGCGGAGGAATGGATAGCCGTTCTGTTTTCTGAGCCACCGCATTACCGTGATGCCGATGAAGAGGCCGATATTGTTGCGGGCTTATTACAGCTCAAAGCGCAGATTGAGCGCCAGTTAGCCAGTGATGATGATATGGCTCTGCCGTGTGAGCTGGATTTGGGTGACAATCCAGATGATTCTGACTTGCGCGCTTGGTGTGTTGGCTTTATGGAAGGCATTTTCTTACGCGAAGAAGTCTGGTTTGAAGATGCAGAAGACGAAGTCAGTGAGTTGTTGTTGCCGATCATGGTGGCTTCTGGCTTATTTGATGAGCAGCCGGATTTTGCTGAAATTGCCAAAGACTATGATTTGGTCGACAGCATGGTTGAGCAGATTCCGGAAGTTTTAACGGCTCTATTCTTGCTGTGCCAAGCGCCAGATGAGAAGCCAGTGCTGCTCAAGCCGCGTCACTGATAAACAGTTGGACGGCAATGCTTGAGCCACAGCAGCATCAGGCACGCAGTCGCGCATTGCGTTATGTGTTGTTTGCCTGTGGTTGTTTAAGTGTTGCCTTGGGCGTGATTGGTATTTTTTTGCCTGTGCTGCCCACCACGCCTTTTCTTCTGTTAGCTGCGGCTTGTTTTGCCCGCAGCTCTAAACGTTTTTATTTGTGGTTGGTGCTGCATCCTAAGCTTGGGCCGTGGATTCGCGACTATTTAGAAGGTCAGGGCATCCCGCTGAAAGGCAAAATTTGGGCGCTGGGTTTAATGTGGGCCAGCATCAGCTTCTCCATGTGGATTGTGCCCTTAGCCTGGGTGCGCGTCTTTATGCTGATCAGTGCCATTTGCGTCACTGCTTATATTCTTAAGCAAAAAACCCGCCGACTATAAATTTTCTCTCGGGTGAAGCTTATAGCTTGTGCATGGCATAAAGAGTTTATGGTACGGCAACGCCACAGGCATTGAGCATGTCACACAGGCGAATCAGCGGTAAGCCGACTAGACTGGTAGCGTCACTGCCTTCGGTTGCTTGAAATAAGCTCACGCCCAAACCTTCCGACTTAAAACTACCGGCGCAATCAAAGGGTTGCTCTAAGGCTATATAACGCTGGATTTGTGCGTCACTGAGGGTGCGAAAGTGCACTGTAAAGGGGATGCAGTCGGCTTGTTCTGCTACGACAGAATTGCCTTGGCGAGTATCCAGCACTGCCAGTCCGGTTAGAAAAGTCAGGCTGCGCCCACTGGCTGCTTGCAGTTGTTGGGTTGCGCCTGCGGCCGTGTGTGGTTTGCCAATGATGCGCCCGTCCAGTACCGCCACTTGATCAGAACCAATGATAATGTGCTCAGGGTAATCGGTAACGAGGGCTCGTGCTTTGGCTAAAGCTAAACGTCGCACTAGGGCCTGTGGTGTTTCGTTGGGCAGCGCGGACTCGTCGATATCTGGACTGTGCCACACAAAAGGCAGTTGCAAACGTGCCAGTAACGCTCGTCGATAGCTTGAGCTGGAAGCCAGTAACAGCGGGGGTATAGCACAAGGCATAGGTAATCCTAAAGAAAATGATAATTGAACTGTAGACGCTGTCGAGTGGCGCAGGATCGGTTATACTCTAGCGTTTATTGTAACAATCGCCTTGCAGCAGTTTATAATCTCTAAGGGTTAAATGTCACTGGCGCACTGTTGCTGCACCCCATGTTGAGGACTTTGTATGTTCGACAATCTCTCCGATCGCCTTGCGCAGACGCTACGCCATGTCACCGGTAAAGCGCGCCT
Encoded here:
- a CDS encoding Maf family protein, coding for MPPLLLASSSSYRRALLARLQLPFVWHSPDIDESALPNETPQALVRRLALAKARALVTDYPEHIIIGSDQVAVLDGRIIGKPHTAAGATQQLQAASGRSLTFLTGLAVLDTRQGNSVVAEQADCIPFTVHFRTLSDAQIQRYIALEQPFDCAGSFKSEGLGVSLFQATEGSDATSLVGLPLIRLCDMLNACGVAVP
- a CDS encoding YecA family protein, whose product is MSLAEQMTRLQAFLDADELHDEALDYIATHGYLTALSICPEAVPAEEWIAVLFSEPPHYRDADEEADIVAGLLQLKAQIERQLASDDDMALPCELDLGDNPDDSDLRAWCVGFMEGIFLREEVWFEDAEDEVSELLLPIMVASGLFDEQPDFAEIAKDYDLVDSMVEQIPEVLTALFLLCQAPDEKPVLLKPRH
- a CDS encoding YbaN family protein; this encodes MLEPQQHQARSRALRYVLFACGCLSVALGVIGIFLPVLPTTPFLLLAAACFARSSKRFYLWLVLHPKLGPWIRDYLEGQGIPLKGKIWALGLMWASISFSMWIVPLAWVRVFMLISAICVTAYILKQKTRRL